Part of the Pseudophryne corroboree isolate aPseCor3 chromosome 3 unlocalized genomic scaffold, aPseCor3.hap2 SUPER_3_unloc_3, whole genome shotgun sequence genome, TTCTGCTTTGGCAGTAGCAGCCAGATGAGCACTCTAGCTTTGCACCTGGCTCGCTTATAACAAATCCAAAAAAAACCTAGAGAATCTACCCTTCTCAGGTGAGATCCTCTTTGGACAGGagctagaccagaggttcccaaactgtgtgccgtggctccctggggtgactcgggacacttgcaggggtgccctgggttggtggtccaggaccaattcaaattattcatggtcaatatagtaggcaaaaccagtgctggtggctgccagtcataaaatatgtggccaaacagaagcaaatcttgtccctcaccacacaactgaccctaaggatgacatataagcgtgatctacttaatgtaatatttcttctaaatttctcaataagaaatttttggcctaggggtgccgtgaaaaaaattctgatattctagggcgccgtgattcaaaaaagtttggagacCACTGAGCTAGACAAAAAAAACCGCTGTCATGGTCGCAGCTTCTAAGACAGtgagggtaaaaccatgtgcactgcaggggggcagatataacatgtgcagagagagttagatttggtgcggtgtgttcaaactgaaatctaaattgcagtgtaagaataaaacagacagtatttaccctgcacagaacaaaataactcacccaaatctaactctctctgcaaatgttatatctgccgcacctgcagtgcacatgggccctcattccgagttgttcgctcgcaaggcgattttagcagagttgcacacgctaagccgccgcctactgggagtgaatcttagcatcttaaaattgcgatcgaagtattcgcaatattgcgattacacacctcgtagcagtttctgagtagcttcagacttactcggcatctgcgatcagttcagtgcttgtcgttcctggtttgacgtcacaaacactcccagcgttcgcccagacactcctccgtttctccggccactcctgcgttttttccggaaacggtagcgttttttcccacacgcccataaaacggcctgtttccgcccagtaacacccatttcctgtcaatcacattacgatcgccagaacgatgaaaaagccgtgagtaaaattactaagtgcatagcaaatttacttggcgcagtcgcagtgcggacattgcgcatgcgcattaagcggaaaatcgctgcgatgcgaagatttttaccgagcgaacaactcggaatgagggccatggttttgcccaactgctaacaaatttgctgctgcaatcgactctgaattaggcccagtgttcctACCATCTGTAGCTCCACAGAGCAAGGGATTCATCTTTTGATCCTCTCATCCACATGGAAAAGTAAGAGGTCAACCTTACTTAAGATCTCAGGGCTCCATCTCCAAAACCCCAAAGTCCTCAGGACGCCAGGCTTGGTCAAGTCGCTGCCATGCACCCAAACCAGCGGCATGATGGGACCAGTCACTCCTGGGAACTTCCGGGGTGGGCGGCTGTGCATTTCACCGATGCTTGGCTGGAACCTTCTCCAGATGCCTGGATATGAGGCATTGTGTCCCCGGGGTGTTCTCTATCCTTTTGGGAATGCCCTCCAACTCACTCACTTCTTTTTCACTGGTCTTCCAGCTGACGTTGACAAAGCAGGCGCTCTCAGGGCCTCCATCTCAAGCCTTCTGTCCTCCAATGCTATAGTTCAAGTTCCCAGACCCCAGAAGGGAACAGGGTTCTATTCAACATATTATTTGTTGAAAAACTAGATTGATCCTACCATCCCATACTCAATCAGAAAACTCTCAACCTGTACCACAGGGTTCCTAGTTTCAAAATGGAATCAATACGCTCTATCATGCAAACCATGGAATGGGGCAATTTTATGGCTTCTTTGGACATCCAGGACGCCTGTTTGCATGTTCCCATTAGAGAGGCTTATCAAAGGTTCCTTCAGTTTGCAGTACAGAGGGAGCACTTCCAATTTCAAATGTTGCCCTTTGGACTCTCTCCGGCACATCGTGTTCACGAAGGTCTTGGCTCTGATGGCGGCTGACCTTCGCCGCAGGGAGATCCAAATTATGCCTCACTTGGACAACCTTCTGCTGGCTCAGTCTGCGGAGACAATATGGGAACATCTGCATCTCACCATGGACTTGCTGCAGACACACAGATAATAGATTGGCGCAAGTCCAGCCTTGCTCAGTCTCAAGAATGCTCCACCTAGGGGCTCTTCTGAACTCCAAAACTCAGAGTCTTTCTTCGCAGGGACAAGCAGGACTCCCTCCAGTCCCTAATTCAATCGTCTCGATTTACTTCTGTATGCCGGTTCTGGGAAAGCTAGTCTCCACCTTCGGCATAGTGGAATATATTCAATTCCATTCCCGAACCCTGCAGCTAGAGCTCCTGGATTGGTCTCAAATCTCAGATTTTGTCCTGTCACATGAGGCACATCTATCTCTCCTTTGGTGGCTCCAGTCCTCTCACCTCATCAAAGGTTGCCTCTTCCTGATCCTGGATTGGGTTCTCTTCAAAATGGACGCCAGTTTCCAGGCCTGGGGAGCAGTAACTGGAAGTcacaccttccaaggaaggtggtcagatCGAGAAGCACTCCTGCCCATCAACAAGTTGGAACTTCGGGTTGTCTACTGCACACTTCGTCAGGCTCAGTATCTCTTTCAAAACAAACCAGTaagagtacagtcggacaacacgacCATAGTCTCCTACATCAACTATTGTGAAGGTACCAAAAGCCGGAGAGCCATGCAGGAGGTCAGCCGAATCCTTCAGTGGGTGGAATGCTTCCTTCCTGCCCTGTTTATGGTTTACATTTCAGGAGTCCAGAACTGGGAGggggacttcttcagcagacaagaCATACACTCAGGAGAGTGGTCCCTTCATTCAGATGTGTTCCAGATGCTAGTTCACTGTTGGGGCCGTCTGAAAATCATCTTGATTGCCTCCAGACACAGCCACAAGATTCTCAGCTATGGTTCTTGCACCAGGGATCTGGGAGCCTTCTTGATAGACGCTCTTGCAGTTCCGTGGAGTTTTCACCTAGTGTACCTTTTTCCCCCAAATCATCATTTTCCGTGGGTCCCTCACAAGCTGTAGTTGGAAGGGGTCACCGCCATTCTGGTAGTGGCACCAGACTGACCATGGATGGTATGTCCATTCTATCCCCTGCCGTCTCCGGTGATGGCTACCTCTTGGGCCAGATCTACTCTCACAGGGCCCTAGTCTTCACCCcgaccctatatttttacagatATTTAGATttctacagatagatagatagatatatatatagatatatatatatatatttctaaatatACGTATTTCTGCAGATTTATATTTAGCTTTGTACAGCTTTAGTTTTATATAGACTTCTATCTATAGATTTCTGGATTTTTTTTCTATTTCCAGATTTCTAATTTTGTTTCTAGCTTTCTATTTTTTCTTCTAATTCTAGATTTCTATTTTTTTCTTCGATTTCTGGATTTCTTTCTCTCGTTTTCTGACTCTCTCTATGTTTTTATTGGATTTATGgatatctgtttttttttatttatggatttctattttatttttttctggattatttaattattattattattattattattattattattattatatttttcgaTTTCTTTTTTTCTAGATATACACCACCTACTGTAAATTTTTAAGCTGGTTACTTTGAAATTTtgtgattaataaaaaaaaaaaaaaaaaaaaatgtgaaaactttACATGAGTACAGAATTTAGTGACCTGTAATACAAGCTCGGTTTaccgtatccaaaatgcttggtaccagaatATTTTGTTTTCAGATTTTGCCATCATCATATCTCTGTCTTTTATAGTAAAACATAATTAGTAAATACATTTTTGTGAATTTGCTAATGGAAAAATTGTTACGGTATATATTTTGAAACACACACGTTAACGATCTTTTTGAGAGGCCACTTCATGGTGTGGCCTCAGAACTACTCAGGGTAAAATAATCAAAatatgactgttttttttttttttcttttgaacaGATTTCCCCAAAAATTCTGCAACTCTTCATACAACAGCTTATATGGAGGAGGAATCGGTCTCATGTGGTGAAGGCAGTTGCACAGACAATGACCTTTATACCCCGAAAGATCGTTCATTGTATACAGCTACTCATATTAAGGAAGTATCGGCCTCATGTGAAGAAGGAAGTCTGAACAATACTGACATTTATTCTCCAACAGATAATACACATCATATAGCTGTTATAATAAAGGAGGAATCAGACTCATGTGATGGAGACCTCACAGACACTGATGCCTATACACCCACATGTCATACACCGTATACACCTACTGATATTAAGGCGGGATCGGTCTTATGTGATGGAGAAGACCTCACAGACACTGACATTTATACACCCATAGGTCATACACAGTGTACATCTATTtatattaaggaggaaccagtctcataTGATGAAGGAGACCCGTCAGACGCTGATGTCCTAACCACATCAGATCATACACCATATACATCTACTCATAATAAGGAGGAACCAGTCTTATGGGATGAAATAAAGCTCACACACACTGATATTTATCCTTCCGCAGATCAGACACCTTATATATCTGCACATATTAAGGAGGAATCTACCTCAGTTGACTCCACGGGAAACATATCTGAGTATGGGAGATATATATCTGAAGAAACTCAGCCAGCTGTTCACCATCCGACCACGGCAGGAGATAAACCATAttgttgctctgagtgtgggaaaggttttatcaataACTCGCATCTTGTCATACATCAGCGAATTCACACGGGGGAGAAGCCCTACTCCTGTGCCGACTGCGGGAAATGTTTTTGCAGTAACTCCAGTCTTATTAGACACCAGAGAACTCACACGGGGGAGAAACCTTTCTCCTGCTCAGAGTGCGAGAAGTGCTTTATGAGAAAATCGCATCTTGCCCAGCATCAGGAAACCCACACCGGCGACAAGCCGCACTGTTGCCTCGAGTGTGGTAAATGCTTCGCCCACAACGCCCATCTTGTTAAACATCGGAAGAACCATACAGCGGATAAGCCCTATGTTTGCTCCGACTGCGGGAAATGTTTTGTCAGGAAGTCGCATCTTCTTGAACATCAGAAAATccacacaggagaaaaaccataTTCCTGCACGAGTTGCGGGAAACGTTTCACCAGCAATGCCCACCTCGTCCAGCATCGGAGAGTCCACACCGGAGAGAAACCGTACTGTTGCACCaattgtgggaaatgtttcatcAGCAACGCAAATCTGGTGGTGCACCAGAGAATTCACACGGGGGAGAGACCTTATTTCTGCCCGGACTGCAGGAAGTGTTTCGCCAGCAGCTCGCAACTTGTCGAGCATCAAAGAATCCACACGGGGGAGAAACCATACTCTTGCACCGATTGCGGGAAATGTTTCGCGTTTCGCTCGAGTTTGgtgaaacatcagagaagtcacacaggggagaaaccataCTCTTGCCCTGACTGCGGTAAGTGCTTCATACAGAACTCTCATCTGGCCATACACCAGAAAacccacacaggagagaagccctACTCGTGCTCGGAGTGTGGCAAGTGTTTCATCACTAATGCGAGCCTAGCGATACATCAACGAAATCACACTGGAGAGAAACCCTATTCCTGCTCTGCCTGCGGGAAGTGTTTCGTCAGCAACTCAAGTCTTGTTATCCACCACAGaactcacacaggggagaagccctATTCTTGCACTGACTGCAGGAAATGTTTTATCAGCAACTCGGAATTAGTCAAACACCAGAAGATCCACACAGGAAAGAAGCCCTACGGctgctccgagtgtgggaaatgtttcatccGCAACTCTGATCTGGCCGTGCACAACAGAAGTCACACGGGGGAGAGGCCGTACTCTTGCCCCGAATGTGGGAAGCGTTTCGCCAACAGCTCCGTCTTCGCTGTGCACCAGAGAAGTCACTCGGGAGAGAAACCCTACCCCTGCACTGACTGCGGGAAAGGCTTCATCAGGAACTCCGATCTGGTGGTGCACAGACGGAGGCACACGGGAGAGAAGCCCTATTCCTGTCTGCAATGCGGCTGGAGTTTTGTTAGCAAAGGGGCTCTGTCGGCGCACGTTAAAACTCACAAGTAGGAAAACCTTTTAGGTTGTTGGCGGGCACACACCTTGAAGCCAGGTGTTTCAGTCCTTAAATGTGCAATAACGATCGACATGTAAGTCTGTATGACTTTACCTGGTTTGGCTTCCTTGTTAATATACATACAGAACCACTTCAGAAAAATGTCAAGTCGTTGGACTTACTGTATATATTATGTACAGACCTTGATTATCTGTCCTAATAAGCTTCATGCCCGTGTTATAACTTCTGTTTGATCCTCCTGGTTCTTGCATTGTATTGAGTAAAACAGAGTCAGGAAAGGATCTGTTCCTATACAGATGTGAATCGTTGAATCGGGTGTCACCGAATTCCGTATCGGCTCCTTACCATCCTCCCTGAGATTGTTCCTGGTTTCCATAAGGAAAGGCCGCCATTGTGTTGCCATGgtgttgtgtgtgtttgtttattcTCGTTCCCAACAGGGTTAAGACTGAagcaataaattgttattttactGCAATACACATGAAATATTGTATAACGTAGTCATCCTAAATAGTTTCAGCCACTTTTGGCGCCTGGGAGTGGTTAAGGTTcataggtcgacagggtaaaaagatcgacatgacaaaAATGGTCAACGCAAATTGTTGGGTTTTTAGGCCAAATCTTGTATATTCCACGTTATATGACCACAATTAGTACAAACGTGGACCCTCATGGGCTTGCTTGGCTcgttttgcttgccacaggttactattcccaatagatgtccaggtGGCTAGTAAATCAAGTAAATTGGGGTAATATGtgccaccccccaaaaaaaccaaTGTGTCAACAATTGTacttgtcgaccttaagcactgtcatctgctgaccttttgtacatgttggCCTATTGACTATCTACCTGGACATTGTTGATCTACCATTAGGATAGCCTGGGACTGTTCGCATAATACATTTTATTGGAACAGAAATGGATGAAACATATTAATATTACAATATATGCGTTCACGACTAAACCAGTTTGGCGTCAAACACAGTTTTAATTGCAATGTTTCTATTCAAAAACCCTTCAGGGCATATAAAGTGTTATATATTCGGTACGCTAGGTAACAGGCACTGCTATTGCAGCTGATGTTGCAGATTGTCAATGATATGTATTGCATCCActcggacacaggttctcaaactcggtcctcgggacccaacacggttcatgtttttcaggtcacctgtacatttttaaaatgtggcagttggtgatacacagtgcagctgctgggtgccatggaaaacgtgaaccgtgtggggtcctgaggaccgagtttgagaaccactgcactagaataAGTGATCAAGGGGGAGTTGCATCAAACTTTGGAGGGAGATTAAGAACCTACCAAtcttctcctaactgccatgttacaggctgtgtttgaaaaatgtcagaagctgattgtttggtattTTCTCTCTATCCAGGGTTTGATAGATCTCCCCCCCAGACAAGTAAAAGACACAAATGCCAGCTAGATAACAATGACACATAAGCACTATATTGCGCAGTAATGTTACAAAAACTAAAGGCAGATCTGTAAAATCAATGTTAATGTATTAACATGGAAGGGTGAGACTGACAAGGTAGCTACACAGAAATGGGCAAGGAAATTAACTAAGTTTAGGAGCCAGTTTCTCTGCCCTGGTCTACCCGTGTGCGCAAAATCACCAAAAAAATGGTGGTTTGCCAAATGTTTCCTTAATGTGAAAAACAGAACAAGCTACAATTGCGAATCAGAAATACGCTTTCTCCCCTTTATCTGTGGCCTCCTTTTTCTTTCccttccctttctccctccctgGCTTTTTATTCCCtcctataattaataataattcaaAAACTTACTGTATACTTTTTCCATGCGCCTATGTTCGTTTGTTCATGTTTGGGACTGTGTTCCCTttctctctcttacgtcctagaggatactgaggtccacattagtaccatggggtatagacgggtccactaggagccttgggcactttaagaaattattagtgtgcgctggctcctccctctatgcccctcctaccagactcagattaggaaatgtgcccggaggagccggtcacgattagggaagctcctgaagagttttctgcatttattttctgtttgttgttttcaggcaggtctggttggcaccagcctgcctgcttcgtgggacttaggagaggGGGCACAGCCCAACCCcctttagggttaatggtcccattccccgctgacaggacatagctcctgagggacctatttgcaagccccaccacggcgaccgtacagacccgcagcacgccacctCCCCTAACAGCAAGAAGTAAGAAGAGCGGTGAGTAgatggccggcatcccggttagcgggtcgccgccggtaatggcggcatgagggtaggagcgcagtgctgacgggctgcggctccaggcttcagagacataCATGCTCCGCTGAAGCCACAACTATACCCACACTGGCACTAtgtttacaggggttctaacccactgtaaacCACATATATAACCTCAgccagtatatttaaaaaaaaacgaagaccgcgtgccattacgggggcggggcttcactttgagcgcatccagcggctcaccagcaccattttccctctgcagctctcactGAACAGCCTGACagagacacgcagctcctccacaaggactccagattacctcagtggtaccagggggtcatagcaggggagggagggggggagcagtATAGAAATACTAGTACCCTATTAATAgtatttagtctgcgacccagctaaactcagctttagcaagaagggcgctgtgtggctggctccatcatactctgtgtctccctagaaaggCTCTGTTTGGGTTAACTGGGCTTAacttttcttgtgtgtgtgtgtgtgtgtatgtgtatattttcacattacaatggcaggcaaggagtgtgtttcatgcactgcagagtgtttctctgacatcctaagtggatgctgggactccgtaaggaccatggggaatagcggctccgcaggagactgggcacaactaaagaaagctttgggactacctggtgtgcactggctcctcccactatgaccctcctccagacctcagttagaatcttgaaccctgctgagctggatgcacactaggggctctcctgagctcctagacagAAACAgcgcactggcgccattttttcttcacagtgcagctggaagacagctccccaggctctcccctgtagttttcaggctcgaagggttaaaaagagaggggggggcaccaaatttaggcgcaatatgtgtatacaagcagctattgggggaaaaatcactcagttatagtgttaatccctgcattatatagcgctctggtgtgtgctggcatactctctctctgtctccccaaaggactttgtggggtcctgtcctcagtcagagcattccctgtgtgtgtgcggtgtgtcggtacggctgtgtcgacatgtgggatgaggatggttacgtggaggtggagcagaggccgataaatgggatgtcgccccctgtggggccgacaccagagtggatggataggtggaaggtattaaccgacaatgtcaactccttacataaaaggctggatgacgcaacagctgtgggacagccggcttctcagcccgcgcctgcccaggcgtctcaaaggccatcagcggctcaaacgcccgctacctcagatgacagacacagatgtcgacacggagtctgactccagtgtcgacgaggttgagacatatacacaatccactaggaacatccgttgcatgatctcggcaatgaaaaatgtgttacacatttatgacattaacccaagtaccacataaaaggggttttatgtttggggagaaaaagcagccagtgttttgttcccccatcagatgagtgaatgaagtgtgtaaagaagcgtgggttcccccgataagaaactggtaatttctaaaaagttaatgatgaagtaccctttcccgccagaggataggtcacgttgggagatatcccctagggtggataaggcgctcacacgtttgtcaaaaaaggtggcactgccgtcttaggatacggccactttgaaggagcctgctgataaaaagcaggaggctatcctgaagtctgtatatacacactcaggtactatactgagacctgcaattgcctcagcatgaatagtgctgctgcagcgtggtctgataccctgtcagataatattaataccctagacagggataatattttgctaacatggagcattttaaagacgtcgtcttatatatgagggatgcacagaggggtatttgccggctggcatccagaattaatgcaatgtccattctgccaggagggtattagagacccggcagtggacaggtgatgcggactttaaaaggcacatggagattctgccttataagggtgaggaattgtttggggatggtctctgggacctcgtatccacagcaacagctgggaagaaaatttttttacctccggttccctcacagcctaagaaagcaccgtattttcaggtacagtcctttcggcttcagaaaagcaagcgggtcaaaggcgcttcctttctgcacagagacaagggaagaaggaaaaagctgcaccagacagccagttcccaggatcaaaaatcttcccccgcttcctctgagtccaccgcatgacgctggggctccgcaggtggagacaggtgcggtgggggcgcgtctcgggaacttcagggaccagtgggcttgcccacaggtggatccctaggttctgcaagtagtatcacagggatacaagctggagttcgaggcgactccccctcgccgttacctcacatcagccttgcctgctgccctcggagaaagggaggtagtactggcggcaattcacaagctgtacttccagcaggtgaaatcaaggtacccctacttcaacaaggccggggttactattccaaaatttttgtggtaccgaaaccagacggttcggtgagacccattctaaaattgaaatccttgaacacttatatacgaaggttcaagttcaaaatggaatcgctcagggcgattagtgcaagcctggagaatttcatggtatcactggacatcaaggatgcttacctgcatgtccctatttaccttcctcaccaggattgtcattaccaattccagacgttgccgttggtctatccccggcaccgagggtatttaccaaggtaatggccgaaataattatcccgtacttggacgatctccttataaaggcgaggtccagggagcagttgttcgtcggagtagcactatctcgggaagtgctacaacagcacggctggattctgaatattccaaagtcgcagctggttcctacgacgagtctactgttcctgggtatggttctggacacagaacaagaaaaaagggttcctcccagaggagaagtccaaggagttgtcgtctctagacagagacctccgaatacaaatacaggtgtcggtgcatcaatgcacgcgagccctgggaaagatggtagcttcttacgaagaaattccattcgccaggtcccatgcaaggatcttccagtgggatctgttggacaagtggtccgggtcgcatcttcagatgcatcggcggataaccctgtctccaagggacagggtgtcgctgttgtggtggctgcagagtgctcatcttctagagggccgcaaattcggcatacaggactgggtcctggtgaccacggatgccagccttcgaggctgggggggcagtcacacagggaagaaacttccaaggactatagacaagtcaggagacttccctacacaaaaatattctggaactaggggccatttacaatgccctaagtcaggctagacccctgcttcaacaccggccggtgctgatccagtcagacaacatcatggcggtcgctcatgtaaacagacagggcggcacaagaagcaggatggcgatggcagaagccacaaggattctccgatgggcggaaaatcatgtgttagcactgtcagcagtgttcattcccggagtggataactgggaagcagactttctcagcagacacgacctccacccgggagagttgggacttcatccagaagtcttccaaatgatggtacaccgttgggaaaggccacaggtggacatgatggcgtcccgcctcaacagaaagctaaaaagatattgcgccaggtcaagggaccctcaggcgatagctgtggacgctctggtaacaccgtgggtgtaccagtcggtgtatgtgttcccttctctgcctctcatacccagggtaatgagaataataagaaggagaggagtaagaactatactcattgttccggattggccaagaagagcttggtacccagaactccaagaaattatctcagaggacccatggcctctgccgctcagacaggacctgctgcagcagggggcctgtctgttccaagacgtaccgcggctgcgttgacggcatggcggttgaacgccggatcctgaaggaaaagggcattccggaggaagttattcctacgctaattaaagctaggaaagaagtgaacgcaaaccattatcaccgcatatggcggaaatatgttgcgtgctgtgaggccaggaaggccccaacggaggaatttcagctaggtcgatttctgcacttcctacagtcagggttgactatgggcctaaaattgggttccattaaggtccagatttcggctctatcgattttcttccaaaatagaactgacttcactgcctgaagttcagacttttgttaagggagtgctgcatagtcagcccccgtttgtgcctccagtggcaccgtgggatctcaacgtggtgttggatttcctgaagtcgcattgggttgagccacttaaatccgtggagctaaaatacctcacgtggaaagtggtcatgctgttggccttggcgtcggccaggcgtgtatcagaattagcggctttatcatgcaaaagcccttatctaaatttttttatatggatagggcggaattgaggactcgttcccaattccttcctaaggtggtatcagtttttcatgtgaaccaacctattgtggtgcctgcggctactggggacttggaggaaatcaagttactggacgtagtcagggccctgaaaaatatatgtttccaggacggctggagtcaggaaaactgactcgctatttatcctgtatgcacccaacaagctgggtgctcctgcttctaagcagactattgctcgctggatctgtagcacgattcaacttgcacattctgcggctggactgccgcaccctaaatctgtaaaagcccattccacgaggaaagtgggctctt contains:
- the LOC134983953 gene encoding zinc finger protein 883-like, with the translated sequence MEEESVSCGEGSCTDNDLYTPKDRSLYTATHIKEVSASCEEGSLNNTDIYSPTDNTHHIAVIIKEESDSCDGDLTDTDAYTPTCHTPYTPTDIKAGSVLCDGEDLTDTDIYTPIGHTQCTSIYIKEEPVSYDEGDPSDADVLTTSDHTPYTSTHNKEEPVLWDEIKLTHTDIYPSADQTPYISAHIKEESTSVDSTGNISEYGRYISEETQPAVHHPTTAGDKPYCCSECGKGFINNSHLVIHQRIHTGEKPYSCADCGKCFCSNSSLIRHQRTHTGEKPFSCSECEKCFMRKSHLAQHQETHTGDKPHCCLECGKCFAHNAHLVKHRKNHTADKPYVCSDCGKCFVRKSHLLEHQKIHTGEKPYSCTSCGKRFTSNAHLVQHRRVHTGEKPYCCTNCGKCFISNANLVVHQRIHTGERPYFCPDCRKCFASSSQLVEHQRIHTGEKPYSCTDCGKCFAFRSSLVKHQRSHTGEKPYSCPDCGKCFIQNSHLAIHQKTHTGEKPYSCSECGKCFITNASLAIHQRNHTGEKPYSCSACGKCFVSNSSLVIHHRTHTGEKPYSCTDCRKCFISNSELVKHQKIHTGKKPYGCSECGKCFIRNSDLAVHNRSHTGERPYSCPECGKRFANSSVFAVHQRSHSGEKPYPCTDCGKGFIRNSDLVVHRRRHTGEKPYSCLQCGWSFVSKGALSAHVKTHK